The DNA region cacccccttcccaactcaTCAATACCACAACGTCGCAactccccaaaaaaaaaaacttaaaAAACTTGaatccccctttcccaactGACAACATCacacccccagccccaaaTCAAATCCCCCGGAAACAAATGCACATTAAACATCGGCGCCCCCCCTCCATTGCCCTCGACATGCTCCAGATACGTCTCCAACTCCGAGTCATCCGTCACCGGCAACGGCAGCTCCCCCCCACTCCCGTCCTTGACAATCCCCTCAATCTTGTAGCACATCGCTCCCGGAGTCTTGGCCACGGCCGCCGCCTTCAGGTCGCTGTACTTGCGTGATGACAGTAGACGAATCCACTGCGGCCTCATCCCCGGGAACAATCCCCTGATTGCGCTGTGCAGTCGGAAGTAAACCGGGAAGGTGCCCTTGGTCAGGggtggcgctggtggtggtgctgtcaTTTGTGGCTGGGGTTGCTGGATGGGTGTTGCTATccggggctgttgttgaactGGTGTGGCCGTTTGAGCTCGTGGCTGTTGAGCAGCCATCtgagcttgttgctgctgatgaggttggtgatacATCTGCCGGAGACTCGCCACAAGTGAACCTTGCTGAGGTTGTCCGGGTGTGGCTGGTTGGAACGGGGGTTGCTGGTACTGCTGGATTTGGGGCTGCCCGAATTGCTGCTGAAGCTGTGACTGTGGGTTCTGTCTCGCCTGGTTCTGTGCCTGTTGTTGACTAGgggccgccgccaccgcatGGGCAGCAGCTTGTTCCTGCTGTCGACGCGACGCTTGTTCTCTCAACCACTGGTCTTGCGCTTGCTTGAGCGTCAAGGGGCCAACAAAGCCGGGCTCGACCTGTTcgggttgctgctgctgcggcggcgcAGGCGCCCGCACCTCTTGCACTTCATCATCTGTATATGGTTCCGGTGTGTCGTCGGGAACATAGTCATCACCATAACCCAGCTGAGAATCCATCAATGCCTGGTCGTTATCCTTTGGTGAAGGCTCTGCATTCGCGCGCGGAGCAAAATGTACTTGTGTATGCGTCTGTACCTCAGATTGCTTCGAAGGGCGGCCTCGGCGATTCTTCGCAGGAAGCCTGAGACCGGGTACCATATTCGGGTCTTCTGGTGTTTGTGCCGACGCGGGTGCTGGTGCGGGCACAGCATTCTTTCGTGACCCCCGTGGCCggggagcaggagctgcAGCCAGAGCTCCTGGTACAGAAGGAGCAACAACAGATGCAGCAGCCGGTGTTGATGCAGGAGTCTCAGAAACAACAGCTCCCCCAATAGGCCAATCCTGACCCTGATTCATACCTGGCTGCAAAGGCGCATCCGCATTCGAAGAAGCTGCCTCATTCTCAGGATCCTCAACGCTAGGAACAACCTTCTTAGGTCTACCCCTTTTCTTCGGGACCTTGGGGGCCTTGGGAGGCTTGGGAGGCTTCGGTGGCTTCGGCTTCTTTGTCGGTTCAGGGGTGGGACTCCTCGGCCGCAGAGGATCGATACCCCGTTTGTGAACATCAGCGTGATATCTCCGTTCCGCATCACGACCAAGCGCAATGACCGCCTTGACCTTGCGGGCATGTTCAGGGTCCTCCTGATTAGTCCATgcctccttcaacacctcaTTCGCGTCGATCCACCTCTGCCTGAGCTCCCGAAACCTTTCGATGCCTTCCTCAAGAACAGGACCGAACCgctccaccgccaaaatgtTGTACAGCTGGGCACGAATCTCTCTCCCCGCATCGGGGTCTAGCCCGAGAAGCCTCTTAGCCTCGGCAACAGAAACCTTGGTCTGTGTGATCCGGACGcgcttggtgatgtcgttGCAGATAATTTCAACAGCCAACTTCTTCTGCTCAATGTTCTCCTGGTCCCACATGGCCGCGCGCAGATGCAAACTCTCCCTAATCAGCCGGTCTTTGAACTGCTTCCAGCGCTCGGGACCCATGAGCGTTTTCTTGATAACTCCATGGCTCATGCAAATATTGTAAAACTTCTCTCTTATACCCAGGTATGCCgccttgtcgagctggaggatcTCTTTGGCTTCTGTAAGCGTTGTCTCGGACGGATAGCGAGGGGGGCCTGCAGGATCAGGGGGGAGAAAGCCATATTGTTTTGTGTGGCGCCTGCGTTTCTTCGTCCGCCACAGCTCTTCCGCTTCTGCTTCGATTTGTCGTTTTCTTTGTTCCCTCCTGGCAGCAAGCTCTGCTTCGTCAGGCGGTTGAGAACCAGTTTGCCGAggctcttgttgttgactctggtcttgctgttgttctGATTGCTCAGGCTGGGACGGAAACGAGGACCCTTGCTGCTGGTTctcccagccagcagcagtcgATAATATAGGAGTAGTTAGTACAGGAGGAGCATATGCCAACGGGTAGTTGTCATCCCACTGACGCATTCCACCGGGGTAGGGCTGGTTCGAGACTGTATTCCAGTGGTCATGGTAGGCCTCAGCCATAGTGTTGGTCTGAGAAGATTCGCCATAGCCACTCGCCGGAGCGCTATTCAGGCTGTTGGTGTGCTCTTGAATTCGCTGCAGTTGCTGTTCAACCTGACCAGGcccgtcctcctcaccctcctcatcctcatcttcatcactgTCACCAGAttcgccatcaccactgcTATTGCTCttgccaccatcatcatcctcttccctctccacaCTAGCACTCTGACTCTGACCCTCCTTCTGACCTGCCTTCtgcttcatcatctccctctgctTCCTCGCCAATGTCCGCTTCGGGTTTCCATACCCACCAGCCATCTTCAAAACCATGCCAAACCTTCTCCTAATCCTCGTGATGACAGCCTTGTCAGTctcaaacccctcctccctggTGATGCGAAGAATGTCGTCGCCGCCATAGTTCTGTGCCCACAGCTCTCTGACCCGGGCTTGCAGCTTCTCGTCTTTTAGAATCGGATTGAACTTTTTTTCAAAACCCCACTCGTGGAATTTCTTAAAGTAAGCAGCGGGACTGGTAGAGGGTTAGAAAACATGATGGCCAGTTTCGTGAGTAgggagtgagtgagtgagtgagatGAAGGTGTGGTGTCAAGTTATTATTTGTGATTAACGAGAGGGTTGACACTCCGTAGAACGGCCAAGCTGCAGTACGGAGAAGCAAACCGGGacaaaaaggagaaaagaaacaggACAAGATGGTGGGCAGATGCGCATCCAGTCTCGAGTTGTCGCCCAATCAATCCACATCATTGTGGATTCACCATACAGCAAAAAGCCACGGGGGTACAAGGGCTATAAGAAGGAAAAGGTCTAGTAAACATACACAGGTGCAAACTGATGATGCAGTTTCATGTAGTCCCTCACCTGGGGCAACTTCATCTTCTGATCCACCCACAGCCGCTTCAGCGTGTCCTTGTGTTGTTCGAAGTCCCATTTTGACGGCCTCCCCATCTCTCTGATTCATCTCCTGGTTTGTATTTCCAAGACCTTGAGCGTCGAACGAAAGAACGAGCTCTTTTGCCCGTCTGGTTGTCCGAAGCTGCGAGTTTGTGTAGAAAATGAGCTGTCGCGCTCCGGGGGGGTGGAGTGGGGCGACACCCCGACGGGTTGGAGAGTTTAAATCTCCCCAACGTCCGTAGTACCTGCTTACCGTGCGCACGCCCTTTTTGCACCGTCCGTTGCACACTGTTCCCCCTAATCCCCCTGAGATATGTGTTCAGGAGCACAGAATTGTGGCTGCCATTGATTGTCCAACATACCAACTACATTGTTCATCTATGGCCGTCTGCTGATTAAAACACGGGTCCGGAGGAACAACGATCAAATCTGGCATTCATCCGCACTATCCTACATAAAAGACAGCAATACGCCCCGCTGTTTTTGGTCCCAATCCGCctcccaaagaaaaaaaaaaaacaatatcCATGCTTCTGTCTATTAAAAGACTATTTGATTAGACTGTGATGAAAAGATGCCCATATTGGTACTCGCTGATTCATACTTTCGACGACCATCATCAAGACGAGCCCCGGCCCCTGATAGCTTCAAGTTCTAGGCACTGCTGATATCACCTCCACTATCCTGGGtattcttctcctcgtcccctTTTTCCGTCTTGGGGGAACTCGAACTCTCCGCACTATCGCCCACTTGCCTCCCAGCCGTATTCTTCTTTTCATCCCCAACATCTTCAGTCTCAGAAGCCGGAGGGGCAGAGTCTGGTAGAACCAAGTCTCCCTCCGCATCCTTCTTgacttcctcttcgtctttcttgtccccctcctccttgtcctctTTGACTTTCTTAACAGCTCCACCGCCTTCCAACTCATCGGTTGCTTCTCGCTTTGGGCTCTGGGGAACAACAGCTTCCTCCTTGTTACTATCACTAGCCTTCGATCCCGGCAGGCCTGTTTGGTCGGGTGGCCGTCCCACGGCAGCCTCGACGTTGATGCCTCTGGATTCTCCGATAGCGAGGGCCGCTGTCCCCACAGTAAATTTCCCAGTGCCAGCTGGTAAGGGGCCAGTATCCTCCGCCCCTATCTCCTCCGGACCCCTGGCGTGGGGaatctcttcttcatcctcagGGTCTGAGCTCATGGCTGAATCCTCGTCAGGCGAGCCGTTGGCTTGGGCTTGCGCCTGAGCCTGTGCTTGAGCCTGCGCTTGCTGTtgtgcttgctgctgtcttgcTAATTGGCTGATGGGGACCACGCCGGCGCGCTGCTCCTGCCTCAAGAGCTCGCCCTGTGTGACGCCCCTCTGGGCGAGAACTgcacccacaccaccggcGCCTGTAGAGGGAATACCATTGACTGAAATGGACACCGTCTCGATTCTTCCCATTCCATTGGGCCCTTCGATCGTCTCGGTACTCTCTGTGCGCACCCTGCCGTCGAGTTGGTGTGCTTGTCGCTGTTGTAACTGGCGCTGTTGAAGCTGCAGGTGTTGAGAGGGATCAGCCCCTGGTCCTCCTGTGATACCACTAGCGGACAGAGGAGACGAGCCACCAGTTTCGCTCCCGGTGTCGCTGCCAGGCCCACCGTTCACTCTGCTGGTTAACCACGGAATAGGTGTTAACAGTGCGCCTCCCAACGCTTCGTCCGTGCCAACCGTACTTGCTACGCCCGAGGTTGCTCCAGCGCTCCCGTTAACGGACATACCCATGCCGCTCATGTCTGGTATCGCCGCAGGTAAGGGGTAAATATTTGCGCCGCTGGTGACATGAACCACACGATCAAGCGCGTGGAGCCATGCTATTACACTCTTGTAGTGCTGTCGTGGGCGAAGCACAAGCTCAGATAGGCGCTGAATCGTATGAGGTGGGTTTTCGGTGAAGTTCTCTTTCAACACCGAAGTGATCTCATCGAGCATATCTTGGACTGGTTTGGGAAGTGTGTCGGGCGTTGCTGGCGGCTCAGCTCGGGCTTCGGGCGCCGGCGGGGACGCTGTGGACGGAGGCGCCGGGGCAGATGGCCTCGCggctgtgggggaggagttctCCTTGTTGGTTTCTTGCGAAGAAGGCACCGAGTCGACAGCTAGTTCGGTCGGCTCGGACGAG from Podospora pseudoanserina strain CBS 124.78 chromosome 1, whole genome shotgun sequence includes:
- a CDS encoding hypothetical protein (EggNog:ENOG503NYP4; COG:S) yields the protein MGRPSKWDFEQHKDTLKRLWVDQKMKLPQVRDYMKLHHQFAPVPAAYFKKFHEWGFEKKFNPILKDEKLQARVRELWAQNYGGDDILRITREEGFETDKAVITRIRRRFGMVLKMAGGYGNPKRTLARKQREMMKQKAGQKEGQSQSASVEREEDDDGGKSNSSGDGESGDSDEDEDEEGEEDGPGQVEQQLQRIQEHTNSLNSAPASGYGESSQTNTMAEAYHDHWNTVSNQPYPGGMRQWDDNYPLAYAPPVLTTPILSTAAGWENQQQGSSFPSQPEQSEQQQDQSQQQEPRQTGSQPPDEAELAARREQRKRQIEAEAEELWRTKKRRRHTKQYGFLPPDPAGPPRYPSETTLTEAKEILQLDKAAYLGIREKFYNICMSHGVIKKTLMGPERWKQFKDRLIRESLHLRAAMWDQENIEQKKLAVEIICNDITKRVRITQTKVSVAEAKRLLGLDPDAGREIRAQLYNILAVERFGPVLEEGIERFRELRQRWIDANEVLKEAWTNQEDPEHARKVKAVIALGRDAERRYHADVHKRGIDPLRPRSPTPEPTKKPKPPKPPKPPKAPKVPKKRGRPKKVVPSVEDPENEAASSNADAPLQPGMNQGQDWPIGGAVVSETPASTPAAASVVAPSVPGALAAAPAPRPRGSRKNAVPAPAPASAQTPEDPNMVPGLRLPAKNRRGRPSKQSEVQTHTQVHFAPRANAEPSPKDNDQALMDSQLGYGDDYVPDDTPEPYTDDEVQEVRAPAPPQQQQPEQVEPGFVGPLTLKQAQDQWLREQASRRQQEQAAAHAVAAAPSQQQAQNQARQNPQSQLQQQFGQPQIQQYQQPPFQPATPGQPQQGSLVASLRQMYHQPHQQQQAQMAAQQPRAQTATPVQQQPRIATPIQQPQPQMTAPPPAPPLTKGTFPVYFRLHSAIRGLFPGMRPQWIRLLSSRKYSDLKAAAVAKTPGAMCYKIEGIVKDGSGGELPLPVTDDSELETYLEHVEGNGGGAPMFNVHLFPGDLIWGWGCDVVSWERGIQVF
- a CDS encoding hypothetical protein (EggNog:ENOG503P2KH; COG:S), coding for MTEMDIDTGDDLLTKVALDGSMDYSAWPALLPELVARIEKIAITEFPIPRLPPSRAPVRPPSPRLIPPIPSSEPTELAVDSVPSSQETNKENSSPTAARPSAPAPPSTASPPAPEARAEPPATPDTLPKPVQDMLDEITSVLKENFTENPPHTIQRLSELVLRPRQHYKSVIAWLHALDRVVHVTSGANIYPLPAAIPDMSGMGMSVNGSAGATSGVASTVGTDEALGGALLTPIPWLTSRVNGGPGSDTGSETGGSSPLSASGITGGPGADPSQHLQLQQRQLQQRQAHQLDGRVRTESTETIEGPNGMGRIETVSISVNGIPSTGAGGVGAVLAQRGVTQGELLRQEQRAGVVPISQLARQQQAQQQAQAQAQAQAQAQANGSPDEDSAMSSDPEDEEEIPHARGPEEIGAEDTGPLPAGTGKFTVGTAALAIGESRGINVEAAVGRPPDQTGLPGSKASDSNKEEAVVPQSPKREATDELEGGGAVKKVKEDKEEGDKKDEEEVKKDAEGDLVLPDSAPPASETEDVGDEKKNTAGRQVGDSAESSSSPKTEKGDEEKNTQDSGGDISSA